One Ignavibacteriales bacterium genomic region harbors:
- a CDS encoding HIT domain-containing protein codes for MERLFSPWRSKYIESFSSKSDETVECVLCSARQANNDEQRLIVYRGTHSFAIMNLYPYNSGHLMIVPNRHIPSITDLSDEETLEIMNITKLLIKALQYIMKPDGFNYGLNSGRSAGAGIEKHIHFHLVPRWHGDTNFMPILSDTKIVSEDLRDTWFKLTSYLKSF; via the coding sequence ATGGAACGACTATTTTCTCCTTGGCGCTCGAAGTACATCGAATCATTTTCGTCTAAGTCGGATGAAACTGTTGAATGCGTTTTATGTTCTGCAAGACAAGCGAACAATGATGAACAGCGACTGATTGTTTATCGGGGAACTCATAGCTTTGCAATCATGAATTTATATCCATACAATAGCGGTCACCTGATGATTGTCCCTAATCGGCATATCCCAAGTATAACCGATCTTTCAGATGAAGAAACTTTGGAAATAATGAATATCACAAAATTATTGATAAAAGCTCTTCAATATATAATGAAACCGGATGGCTTCAATTACGGATTAAATTCTGGCAGGTCAGCCGGTGCCGGTATAGAAAAGCATATCCATTTTCATCTCGTCCCACGTTGGCATGGCGACACCAATTTCATGCCGATACTTTCAGATACGAAAATTGTTTCAGAAGATTTGAGAGATACGTGGTTTAAACTTACCAGCTACCTAAAATCGTTCTAA
- a CDS encoding RNA polymerase sigma factor produces the protein MDQKSDQQLIEEIVQGNNQSFNQLVKRYQERIYWTARRIVVSHEDADDVVQNVFLKMYEGLKNFRGDSNLFTWLYRITVNDSLNLLRKKRFLQFIPYEEYFEDKYQASDSADDKVIRQEYQTALERAIENLPPKQRAVFTMRYHDETPFEEMAKILNKSVGGTKANYFQAVKKISGMMRKELNS, from the coding sequence ATGGATCAAAAATCAGATCAACAGTTGATCGAAGAGATAGTACAAGGAAACAACCAAAGTTTTAATCAGCTGGTGAAGAGATATCAGGAAAGGATTTACTGGACAGCAAGGCGGATCGTCGTTTCACATGAGGATGCCGATGATGTTGTTCAAAATGTATTTTTGAAAATGTACGAAGGATTAAAAAACTTCAGAGGTGACTCGAATCTGTTTACCTGGCTTTACAGGATAACTGTTAACGATTCTTTGAATCTCTTGAGGAAAAAAAGATTTTTACAGTTTATACCGTACGAAGAATATTTTGAAGATAAATACCAGGCATCTGATTCTGCCGACGATAAAGTGATTCGGCAAGAATACCAAACAGCGCTTGAACGAGCGATTGAAAATCTTCCCCCAAAACAACGCGCGGTCTTCACTATGCGATATCATGATGAGACCCCGTTTGAAGAGATGGCGAAAATATTGAACAAATCTGTTGGCGGTACCAAAGCAAATTACTTCCAAGCTGTAAAAAAAATATCGGGAATGATGAGAAAGGAATTAAACTCATGA
- a CDS encoding zf-HC2 domain-containing protein, translated as MKCQEVMILLPEYFRGKTSEKETADISAHIHTCSSCQVESIQVQAMVDSINKEKSWEPDSFYWINIIPNIHNRLERKQNRSTYEKILRFIMPVAATMSIFIIVLTVMNNPDSENQYTGRFNLNSIPLSELSEYYAIQTALEGFNPLSIDGFDNEQSADSEILAEIIVQDSKSIASSYFGDKDILDLISKDNDAAIVAALQK; from the coding sequence ATGAAATGCCAGGAAGTTATGATTTTACTCCCGGAATATTTTCGAGGCAAAACGAGCGAAAAAGAGACTGCGGATATCTCAGCACATATTCACACCTGTTCCTCTTGCCAAGTAGAATCGATTCAGGTGCAAGCGATGGTTGATTCGATCAATAAAGAAAAATCGTGGGAGCCCGATTCGTTTTACTGGATTAACATAATACCAAATATTCATAATCGTTTAGAGCGAAAGCAAAATCGTTCAACTTATGAAAAGATTCTACGCTTTATTATGCCGGTTGCCGCTACCATGAGTATATTTATCATCGTTTTGACAGTTATGAATAATCCAGATTCAGAAAACCAATATACTGGGCGCTTTAATCTGAATTCGATTCCATTATCCGAACTAAGTGAATATTATGCCATACAAACGGCATTGGAGGGATTTAATCCTTTGAGTATTGATGGCTTCGATAACGAGCAATCGGCTGATTCGGAAATTTTAGCGGAGATTATTGTCCAGGATAGTAAGAGCATCGCCTCTTCTTATTTCGGTGACAAAGATATCCTTGATTTAATTAGCAAAGATAACGACGCAGCAATTGTAGCAGCACTTCAAAAATAG
- a CDS encoding cysteine desulfurase: MSKIYLDFAATTPCDPRVVDAMNEYWNTKFGNPSSIHSYGREARAVLDESREVIASAINAHPSEITFVSGGTEADNSTIKGLATDMMKQGKNHIITSSVEHSAVLESCSYLNNQGFHVTYLPVDKDGFIAPENVRNEITDKTGLISIMHVNNETGIINRIEEISQIAKANKIYLHTDAVQSFGKIPVDVNRLGVDSLSISAHKLYGPKGIGAIYLRRGISIANLIHGGGQERGRRAGTESVPLAVGFAEAVKLFDAEQLRSSQVISSSRNKCEILLRERFPEIIFNSRKDNAVPHILNISFDSSKIEIDGEALLYNFDLAGIALTSGSACGSGAFKPSHVLLAMGRDESTARASLRISIGRSTQEEDIEEFLNRLSEIVDRIGRKIK, translated from the coding sequence ATGTCGAAGATATATTTAGATTTTGCCGCCACAACTCCTTGTGATCCTCGTGTCGTTGACGCAATGAACGAGTATTGGAATACGAAATTCGGAAATCCATCGTCAATACATTCTTATGGCAGGGAAGCCCGCGCGGTGCTTGATGAAAGCAGAGAGGTGATTGCTTCAGCAATCAATGCTCACCCGTCTGAAATAACTTTTGTAAGTGGCGGAACTGAAGCCGACAATTCCACAATTAAAGGTTTGGCAACCGATATGATGAAACAGGGGAAAAACCATATTATAACCTCGTCTGTTGAACACTCTGCCGTCCTTGAATCATGTTCATATTTAAACAATCAGGGATTTCATGTAACATACTTACCGGTTGATAAGGATGGTTTTATTGCTCCCGAAAATGTGCGAAATGAAATTACTGATAAAACCGGTTTAATTTCTATTATGCACGTCAACAACGAAACCGGAATCATAAATCGTATCGAGGAAATCTCCCAAATCGCAAAAGCTAACAAAATATATCTTCACACCGATGCAGTTCAATCGTTTGGAAAAATACCGGTAGATGTTAATCGGTTGGGTGTCGACTCGCTATCTATTTCTGCACATAAATTATATGGACCAAAAGGAATCGGAGCAATATATTTACGACGCGGTATTTCCATCGCAAATTTAATACATGGTGGCGGACAGGAGAGAGGCAGACGCGCAGGAACGGAGAGCGTTCCATTAGCCGTCGGTTTTGCTGAAGCTGTTAAATTATTCGATGCAGAGCAATTACGCTCTTCACAAGTTATTTCATCGTCACGTAATAAATGTGAAATTTTGCTTCGTGAAAGATTTCCTGAAATAATTTTTAACAGCAGAAAGGATAATGCTGTTCCACATATTCTAAATATATCTTTTGATTCTTCAAAAATCGAAATTGATGGCGAGGCATTATTATATAATTTTGATCTTGCGGGCATAGCATTAACCAGCGGATCGGCATGCGGATCGGGTGCTTTCAAACCTTCTCATGTTTTACTTGCGATGGGTAGAGATGAATCAACCGCCCGCGCATCTCTACGCATTTCCATCGGAAGAAGCACTCAGGAAGAAGATATTGAGGAATTTCTTAATAGGTTGAGTGAAATTGTTGATAGAATTGGAAGGAAAATTAAATAA
- a CDS encoding Ppx/GppA family phosphatase translates to MDCHRSSKEVMRIAAVDIGTNTILLLIADVDNAGNIHLLNHQQRFPRLGRKVEGSQIIDPGIFDDVASIINDYKSISRNLQVDVFIVSATSAVRDAENQKIFLDFINLKCGCEIKVLSGDEEAELTFLGAMSGFDFPPENSIVLDIGGGSTEITQYISGKLKGESFQIGAVRLSQNYFLHSPPLNSEIENAKEYIHKHLSSIKYPPSDMKIIIGVAGTATTLACLDQGLKYFLIERVKGYHLSAIDIKRWALKLLSMESSEIFQLSDATIGREDIIGAGALILDEIMKKFGFQEIVVSERGLRYGMVLNEWKIKTGFEGNRII, encoded by the coding sequence ATGGATTGCCATCGCAGCTCAAAAGAAGTAATGCGAATTGCCGCGGTTGATATAGGAACTAATACAATACTTCTTCTTATTGCCGATGTTGATAACGCCGGGAATATACACCTACTGAATCATCAACAGCGATTCCCAAGATTGGGAAGGAAAGTCGAAGGATCGCAGATCATTGATCCCGGGATATTCGATGATGTTGCTTCGATAATTAATGATTATAAATCCATTTCTCGCAATTTGCAGGTAGACGTGTTCATCGTATCTGCTACAAGTGCCGTTCGTGACGCAGAGAATCAAAAAATATTTTTAGATTTCATTAATTTAAAATGCGGATGCGAGATCAAAGTATTATCGGGTGATGAAGAAGCTGAATTAACATTTCTTGGCGCTATGAGCGGATTCGACTTTCCACCAGAAAATAGTATTGTGCTTGATATCGGCGGTGGAAGCACTGAAATTACTCAATATATTTCAGGAAAATTGAAAGGAGAAAGTTTTCAGATTGGAGCAGTTCGTTTAAGCCAAAATTATTTTTTGCATTCTCCGCCATTAAACTCAGAAATTGAAAACGCAAAAGAATATATTCATAAACATCTTTCGTCCATAAAATATCCACCATCGGATATGAAAATAATCATAGGAGTAGCTGGTACCGCAACAACCTTAGCTTGCCTCGATCAAGGACTAAAATATTTTCTGATTGAACGAGTAAAAGGATATCATTTATCAGCAATCGATATCAAACGATGGGCACTCAAACTTCTTTCGATGGAATCGAGTGAAATTTTTCAACTCTCGGATGCAACAATAGGAAGGGAAGATATTATTGGAGCAGGCGCGTTGATCTTAGATGAAATAATGAAAAAGTTCGGATTTCAAGAAATCGTTGTTAGTGAACGTGGTTTACGGTACGGGATGGTACTTAATGAGTGGAAAATAAAAACCGGATTTGAAGGAAATAGAATTATTTAA
- the prmA gene encoding 50S ribosomal protein L11 methyltransferase, whose protein sequence is MSSTLIGNKMKAYLRISISATEAQQEMLLPTMIELGCQGFEQTETSLICYINHEQIDNELDRFKEELQNLIRHISANAVIDMKTINEVNWNAEWEKTIQSIEIGKRFVVKPSWSEYSNTKNRIILHIDPKMSFGTGYHETTRLSLQLLELFLMKNDDVLDVGTGTGILAIAAIKLGARSSVGIDNDDWSIENAQENIQLNDVTSRIQINKKELPEFDDEAFDMITANLTLNTNIEMMKDFYRLLKHKGMIVLSGLLVIDQPKMEEQLTKHSFEIKERLFENEWIAIAAQKK, encoded by the coding sequence ATGTCATCTACACTTATCGGAAATAAAATGAAGGCATATCTTAGAATTTCAATTAGCGCAACTGAAGCTCAACAAGAAATGCTTCTTCCGACCATGATCGAACTTGGGTGTCAAGGATTTGAACAAACTGAGACCTCTTTAATTTGTTATATCAACCACGAACAAATAGATAATGAACTCGATCGCTTTAAGGAAGAACTTCAAAATTTGATCAGGCATATATCGGCAAATGCGGTCATCGATATGAAAACAATCAATGAAGTTAATTGGAACGCGGAATGGGAAAAGACGATCCAATCGATTGAAATCGGGAAACGATTCGTTGTTAAACCCTCATGGTCTGAATACAGTAATACAAAAAACCGAATTATACTGCATATCGATCCGAAAATGTCGTTCGGAACGGGATATCATGAAACAACGAGACTATCATTACAATTGCTTGAATTATTTTTAATGAAGAATGACGATGTTCTTGACGTGGGGACAGGTACCGGTATTTTGGCAATCGCCGCGATTAAATTAGGCGCGCGCTCTTCGGTTGGTATCGATAATGATGATTGGTCTATTGAGAACGCACAAGAAAATATTCAGCTAAATGATGTCACATCTCGGATTCAGATAAATAAAAAAGAGCTCCCAGAATTCGATGATGAAGCATTCGATATGATTACTGCAAATCTCACGTTGAACACAAACATCGAGATGATGAAAGATTTTTATAGGTTATTGAAACACAAAGGGATGATTGTACTCTCAGGATTACTCGTAATAGACCAACCGAAGATGGAAGAACAATTAACAAAGCATTCGTTCGAAATCAAGGAACGACTTTTCGAGAATGAATGGATTGCCATCGCAGCTCAAAAGAAGTAA
- a CDS encoding M28 family peptidase, whose amino-acid sequence MLHKSFTPPLRMVTVFSRLTNKLILDHNMKIFSSIFLIIFAISGCGSDRNNSSKSPQPKPIPSEQIAVPKFDGKKAFNFLKEQTDFGPRVPGSVSHSKCLNYLNIQMAKFADKVNRQEFSHKGYDGNILKLTNIFSSFNVKANTRILLLAHWDSRPRSDQDPDIRKRSLPVLGANDGASGVAVLMEIARQLKLKQPAIGIDILFTDGEDYGKEADTKNYLLGAQYFANNLPADYKPVFGILLDMVGDAQLELLKERYSIGYAPNIVDLIWNTAHDLGITQFRDDVQNWVTDDHLPLNNAGIPTIDIIDFNYPDESNRYWHTTQDTPDKCSAESLEAVGQVLLNVIYTYRK is encoded by the coding sequence ATGTTGCATAAAAGTTTCACTCCGCCATTGCGAATGGTTACAGTTTTTAGTAGATTGACGAATAAACTTATACTAGACCACAACATGAAAATATTTAGTTCAATATTCTTAATCATATTTGCTATCAGCGGTTGCGGCTCAGACCGCAATAATTCGTCAAAAAGTCCACAGCCGAAACCCATTCCAAGTGAACAGATAGCGGTACCAAAGTTCGATGGGAAAAAAGCATTTAATTTTCTGAAAGAACAAACCGACTTTGGTCCACGCGTTCCCGGGAGCGTTTCCCATTCAAAATGTTTAAACTATTTGAACATTCAGATGGCAAAATTCGCGGACAAGGTTAATCGGCAGGAATTTTCGCATAAGGGATATGACGGAAATATTTTGAAACTTACTAATATTTTTTCTTCATTTAATGTTAAAGCAAACACAAGAATTTTACTGCTTGCACACTGGGATTCGCGACCAAGATCTGATCAGGATCCGGATATACGCAAACGATCGTTACCGGTCTTGGGGGCAAATGATGGTGCCAGCGGAGTTGCAGTGCTGATGGAAATTGCGCGACAGCTAAAATTGAAACAACCCGCTATAGGTATCGATATTTTATTTACGGATGGAGAAGATTACGGTAAGGAAGCCGATACAAAAAACTACTTACTTGGCGCACAATATTTTGCTAATAATTTACCCGCAGACTATAAACCTGTTTTCGGTATTCTTCTCGATATGGTTGGTGATGCTCAACTTGAACTTTTAAAAGAACGTTATTCTATCGGTTACGCGCCGAACATTGTCGATTTAATTTGGAATACTGCGCATGACCTTGGCATAACACAGTTTCGCGACGATGTTCAGAATTGGGTGACAGATGATCATCTTCCACTCAATAACGCAGGCATCCCAACAATCGATATCATAGATTTTAACTATCCGGATGAATCAAACAGATACTGGCATACCACCCAAGATACACCCGATAAGTGCAGTGCCGAAAGCTTGGAAGCCGTAGGTCAGGTTTTATTAAATGTCATCTACACTTATCGGAAATAA